In one Mucilaginibacter sp. PAMB04168 genomic region, the following are encoded:
- the recQ gene encoding DNA helicase RecQ, producing MTPIQALQKYFGYTQFRHQQEAIIQQLLNGGDAMVLMPTGGGKSLCYQLPAVLLPGLTIVISPLIALMKDQVDSLNINGIPAAYLNSTQSNGEQQDIINRLKAGQIKLLYLAPERLFSSESRLVGFLKSLPVSLIAIDEAHCISHWGHDFRPEYLMLSHFKTEFPAIPVIALTATADTLTRQDIKEKLALHRPAEFVSSFNRPNISYTVAPKKNSYAQLLDFLASRKDDSGIIYCLSRSSTEDVAADLRSQGYAAKAYHAGLDNETKARNQEQFLRDEVKIMVATIAFGMGINKSNVRYVVHYDLPKNIEGYYQETGRAGRDGLPSEALLFFSAGDAFKLQRFAKVDGNEEQSRIMLKKLDDMVKYCQLQTCRRQYLMHYFNEQFPEHCGSCDVCLTEFKRSDGTILAQKALSAVVRLHQRFGTTYVIDLLRGSKSEKIREEHKQLKTYGIGADVSKADWQRYLNQLVTQGYLQVTDDAYPVLKLTPASDAVLKGHQKVEFIEAKAIEVAADIQTPAYEGGLLEDLKTVRYNMAMNENVPAYIILSDATLLEMATYLPQTAQELGRISGFGEVKLNRYGAGFLQAINAYCEQHGLSSQISSKRAKPPARAKTKTARAPKSGTQRESFELYRSGKTIAEIAAQRSLSVNTIESHLCSFIQTGEMDVTEIVPQQKMQAIQKVIENYGADRLAPLKEVLGDGFSYAEIKAMVSWTKREE from the coding sequence ATGACCCCTATACAAGCCCTGCAAAAATATTTTGGTTATACTCAATTTCGTCATCAGCAGGAAGCCATTATACAACAACTGCTAAACGGAGGCGATGCCATGGTGCTGATGCCCACCGGCGGCGGTAAATCCTTATGCTATCAGTTACCGGCCGTATTGCTGCCCGGCCTAACCATTGTTATTTCGCCACTTATTGCTTTGATGAAAGATCAGGTAGACAGCCTGAACATTAACGGCATACCCGCGGCCTATTTAAATTCAACACAAAGCAACGGTGAGCAGCAAGACATTATTAACCGGTTAAAAGCCGGGCAGATTAAGTTGTTGTACCTGGCACCTGAGCGCTTGTTTAGCTCTGAAAGCCGATTGGTAGGATTTCTAAAGTCGCTGCCCGTAAGCTTGATTGCCATTGATGAGGCACACTGTATTTCACACTGGGGGCACGATTTCAGGCCCGAATACCTGATGCTGTCGCATTTTAAAACGGAGTTCCCAGCCATTCCGGTTATAGCGCTTACCGCTACCGCCGACACCCTTACCCGGCAGGATATTAAAGAAAAGCTAGCCCTGCACCGGCCTGCCGAATTCGTATCCTCATTTAACCGCCCCAATATAAGTTATACTGTAGCGCCCAAGAAAAACAGTTACGCACAACTGCTCGATTTTTTGGCTTCCCGTAAGGATGACTCGGGCATCATTTACTGTCTATCCCGTTCTTCTACCGAAGATGTAGCAGCCGACCTGCGTAGCCAGGGATATGCAGCCAAGGCTTACCACGCGGGTTTGGATAACGAAACCAAAGCCCGTAACCAGGAACAATTTCTGCGCGATGAGGTTAAAATTATGGTGGCTACTATTGCTTTTGGTATGGGCATCAATAAATCGAACGTGCGCTATGTGGTACATTATGACCTGCCCAAGAACATAGAAGGTTATTACCAGGAAACCGGCCGCGCCGGGCGCGACGGCCTACCATCGGAGGCACTGCTGTTCTTTTCGGCTGGTGATGCGTTTAAGCTGCAGCGCTTTGCCAAGGTAGATGGCAATGAGGAGCAGAGCCGCATAATGCTTAAAAAGCTGGATGATATGGTTAAGTACTGCCAGCTACAAACTTGCCGCCGCCAGTACCTCATGCACTACTTTAATGAACAGTTCCCTGAGCATTGTGGCTCCTGCGATGTTTGTTTAACGGAGTTTAAAAGGTCCGACGGCACTATATTGGCGCAAAAAGCACTATCGGCAGTGGTGCGGCTTCATCAGCGGTTTGGCACTACCTACGTGATTGACCTGTTGCGCGGCTCCAAAAGCGAGAAGATCAGGGAAGAACACAAGCAACTGAAAACATACGGCATTGGAGCCGACGTGAGCAAGGCCGATTGGCAGCGCTACTTAAACCAACTGGTTACCCAAGGCTACCTGCAGGTTACTGATGACGCTTACCCGGTGCTTAAGCTAACCCCTGCCAGTGATGCTGTGCTGAAAGGCCATCAAAAAGTGGAATTTATTGAAGCAAAAGCAATAGAAGTTGCGGCCGATATACAAACACCGGCATATGAGGGTGGCCTTTTGGAGGATTTGAAAACTGTACGCTACAATATGGCCATGAACGAAAATGTACCTGCTTATATCATTCTCTCAGATGCTACGCTGCTGGAAATGGCTACCTATTTGCCGCAAACGGCTCAGGAGCTTGGCCGGATATCGGGCTTTGGTGAGGTGAAACTAAACCGTTACGGTGCCGGATTTTTGCAGGCCATTAACGCTTACTGTGAGCAGCATGGGTTGTCGTCTCAAATAAGCAGCAAGCGGGCTAAGCCACCAGCGCGTGCCAAAACTAAAACAGCCCGTGCGCCTAAAAGTGGCACGCAGCGCGAGAGTTTTGAGCTTTACCGCTCAGGCAAAACCATAGCCGAGATTGCGGCCCAGCGCAGCTTGTCGGTCAATACCATCGAGTCGCACTTGTGCAGTTTTATACAAACCGGCGAAATGGATGTAACGGAGATAGTACCCCAGCAAAAAATGCAGGCGATACAAAAGGTGATAGAAAATTACGGTGCAGACCGACTGGCCCCGCTTAAAGAAGTGTTAGGCGACGGCTTTAGCTATGCCGAAATTAAGGCGATGGTGAGCTGGACAAAGCGCGAAGAATAA
- a CDS encoding DUF559 domain-containing protein, with amino-acid sequence MELVNVIRNQPLPPPPQKGELLEKNTNASSFRENADSIRYEPLKDNNRANLHFSAEAENVLWQLLRQDSTGYEICRQHAIDNYIADFVCLQKGLVIEVDGGYHELTKEADAIRTGMLNHWGFEAVRFTNDEVLKFPQQVFETIKTKIGSMPDHQNTLPSGEGRGGASL; translated from the coding sequence ATGGAGTTGGTGAATGTAATCAGAAATCAGCCCCTCCCACCCCCCCCCCAAAAAGGGGAACTTCTAGAAAAGAATACAAATGCTTCCAGTTTTAGGGAGAATGCCGATTCCATCCGTTATGAACCTCTGAAAGATAATAATAGAGCAAATCTCCATTTCTCTGCTGAGGCAGAAAATGTTTTATGGCAGTTATTAAGACAAGATAGTACAGGTTATGAAATTTGCAGGCAACATGCAATAGATAATTATATTGCCGATTTCGTATGCCTGCAAAAGGGCTTAGTTATTGAGGTAGACGGCGGGTATCACGAGCTAACTAAAGAAGCTGATGCTATAAGAACCGGCATGTTAAATCATTGGGGATTCGAAGCTGTGCGCTTTACTAATGATGAGGTGTTGAAATTTCCACAGCAAGTCTTTGAAACGATTAAAACTAAAATAGGTAGCATGCCTGATCATCAAAACACTCTCCCTAGTGGGGAGGGTCGGGGAGGGGCATCTTTATGA
- a CDS encoding DUF3098 domain-containing protein produces the protein MAQKYVKPTATTTRPSILGETKTTAAAPVHFVFGKANYQLLLASVLVVAFGFVIMSGTTDIYSTTKIVIAPLVVLAGFGLGFYAIFKKSGAEA, from the coding sequence ATGGCACAAAAATATGTGAAGCCAACGGCTACCACTACCCGCCCATCCATTTTAGGTGAAACTAAAACAACGGCTGCTGCGCCGGTGCATTTTGTATTCGGAAAGGCTAATTACCAGTTGCTGCTGGCCAGCGTTCTGGTTGTCGCTTTCGGCTTCGTAATCATGTCGGGCACTACCGATATTTACAGCACTACTAAAATTGTAATAGCACCACTGGTGGTACTAGCCGGTTTTGGCTTAGGCTTTTATGCTATCTTTAAAAAATCAGGTGCTGAGGCATGA
- a CDS encoding DUF2157 domain-containing protein, with amino-acid sequence MKLNLDKQESEFLNRVIAHWEKEQLISEDQAQVLRNSAEVKGFDWMRLAKYSFWVALVCGAIAIGSLIISDKVINWLKSLYYTPDIIISMGAGIIAAGAFYLGRRRQKLTPERVFSNEATIFTGILFTACCIAYLGKTFDNGSGHYSLLFLLSVFVYGFLGIRLNSRLIWLFALVSLGSWFGTETGYQTKWSYYFLGMNYPLRFVLFGLVLLVGCYMLKGRKWIQPFWELTYVVGLLYLFLSLWLLSIFGNYGQLEEWLQVKQLSLYYWGIISLAVAGAFTLYGLKTKDGIAREFGITFVLIFIYTKYFEYLWNHIPYTLFFAILAVSFWFIGRKAEKIWNLDTQ; translated from the coding sequence ATGAAACTTAACCTCGATAAACAGGAAAGCGAATTTTTAAACCGGGTGATTGCACACTGGGAAAAAGAACAGCTTATTTCGGAAGACCAGGCACAGGTTCTGCGTAATTCGGCCGAGGTTAAGGGATTTGATTGGATGCGCCTGGCTAAGTACTCTTTTTGGGTAGCTCTGGTTTGCGGCGCCATTGCCATCGGCTCGCTCATCATTAGCGATAAGGTTATTAACTGGCTTAAAAGCTTGTATTATACGCCCGATATTATTATTAGCATGGGTGCCGGTATAATTGCGGCAGGCGCTTTTTACCTGGGCAGGCGGCGTCAAAAACTTACCCCCGAGCGTGTTTTTAGTAATGAGGCTACTATATTTACCGGTATACTGTTTACAGCATGTTGTATTGCTTACCTAGGCAAAACTTTCGATAACGGCTCAGGGCATTACTCCCTGCTCTTTTTACTTTCGGTGTTTGTGTATGGTTTTTTAGGAATCAGGCTCAATTCCCGCTTAATATGGCTGTTTGCGCTGGTATCGCTGGGGAGCTGGTTTGGCACCGAAACCGGTTACCAAACCAAATGGAGCTATTACTTTTTGGGCATGAACTATCCTCTGCGTTTTGTGCTATTTGGCCTGGTGTTACTGGTGGGCTGCTATATGCTTAAAGGCCGTAAATGGATACAACCTTTTTGGGAGCTTACGTATGTAGTTGGTTTGCTGTACCTGTTTTTATCGCTTTGGCTGCTTAGTATTTTTGGCAATTACGGCCAGCTGGAGGAGTGGCTGCAGGTAAAACAACTGAGCTTATACTATTGGGGTATCATATCGTTAGCTGTAGCAGGGGCTTTTACCTTGTACGGCCTGAAAACCAAGGACGGCATTGCCCGCGAGTTTGGAATTACCTTTGTACTCATCTTTATATATACCAAGTATTTTGAGTACTTGTGGAACCACATACCGTATACCTTATTCTTTGCCATACTGGCCGTATCGTTTTGGTTTATTGGACGTAAAGCAGAGAAAATTTGGAACCTGGATACCCAATAA
- a CDS encoding GntR family transcriptional regulator codes for MNFKDKEAIYLQIAAYVSEHISLGKWQPEQKLPSVRELAGELQVNPNTVMRTYEHLQNQEVVFNKRGLGLFVAPDALEKIKVIRKERFLQQELPDFFRSLYLLDISLNEVQQHYETFKAQNFSN; via the coding sequence ATGAATTTTAAAGACAAAGAAGCCATATATCTGCAAATAGCAGCGTATGTGAGCGAACATATATCACTGGGTAAATGGCAGCCCGAGCAAAAGTTGCCTTCTGTAAGAGAGCTGGCAGGCGAGCTGCAAGTAAATCCTAACACCGTTATGCGTACTTACGAACATTTACAAAATCAGGAAGTGGTTTTTAATAAGCGTGGACTTGGCTTGTTTGTAGCGCCCGATGCTTTAGAGAAAATTAAAGTAATACGTAAGGAGCGTTTTTTACAACAGGAACTACCCGATTTTTTCAGGAGCCTGTACCTGTTAGATATAAGCCTTAATGAGGTACAACAGCATTACGAAACCTTTAAAGCCCAAAACTTTTCAAACTAA
- a CDS encoding undecaprenyl-diphosphate phosphatase, giving the protein MNLIHAIILAIIEGLTEFLPVSSTGHMIIASSAMGIANNDFVKLFTVAIQLGAILSVVVLYFKRFFRSFDFYIKLLVAFIPAAVFGLLFSHKIDELMESALTVGITLFIGGIILLFVDKWFNNPIIEKEEDISYLTALKIGFFQCIAMIPGTSRSASTIVGGMSQKLSRTAAAEFSFFLAVPTMFAATAKKLYDFYKEGHVFTGEEVKLLAIGNVIAFIVALLAIRTFITFLERKGFVLFGWYRIIVGAVIIGLYMTGHNLEVI; this is encoded by the coding sequence ATGAATTTAATACATGCTATTATCCTGGCCATTATTGAGGGCCTAACAGAGTTTTTGCCGGTGTCATCAACCGGGCACATGATCATTGCCTCATCGGCCATGGGTATTGCCAATAACGATTTTGTAAAGCTATTCACTGTAGCCATCCAGTTAGGCGCAATCTTATCGGTAGTGGTGCTATACTTTAAGCGCTTTTTCCGGTCGTTCGATTTTTATATTAAACTGCTGGTGGCCTTTATACCAGCCGCAGTGTTTGGTTTATTATTTAGCCATAAGATTGACGAGCTGATGGAAAGCGCCCTTACTGTGGGCATAACCTTATTTATAGGTGGCATCATTTTGCTTTTTGTAGATAAATGGTTTAACAACCCTATTATCGAGAAGGAAGAAGATATCAGTTATCTTACTGCACTAAAAATTGGTTTCTTTCAGTGTATAGCTATGATACCGGGTACCTCACGTTCGGCATCCACCATTGTTGGGGGTATGTCGCAAAAGCTGAGCCGTACTGCAGCCGCTGAGTTCTCCTTCTTTTTGGCTGTACCCACCATGTTTGCAGCTACCGCCAAAAAACTGTACGACTTCTACAAAGAAGGTCACGTTTTTACGGGCGAAGAAGTTAAGTTGTTGGCCATTGGTAATGTAATTGCTTTTATAGTCGCGCTGTTGGCTATCCGTACTTTTATTACCTTCTTAGAACGTAAGGGCTTCGTTCTTTTTGGCTGGTACCGCATTATTGTAGGCGCTGTCATCATCGGCTTGTACATGACCGGGCATAACTTGGAAGTTATATAA
- a CDS encoding bifunctional riboflavin kinase/FAD synthetase, producing MKIYHHIDEFKPLTNAVVTIGTFDGVHQGHRQIIAGLKELARQTGGETVILTFFPHPRMIIHPEQQDLKLITTIQERATLLEQLGVDHLIITPFSRDFSNQTAEAYIRDILVNKIGTRKIIIGYDHRFGKDRQGGLADLQNAAPVYGFEVIEIPEQDIDHVAISSTRIRQALLKADIAQANAFLGYPFFLTGGVIRGNQIGRQLGYPTANLLIEESYKLIPADGIFAVTVQLGDEVFKGMAYIGHRPTINGMTRNIEVNIFDFNRDIYNQTLRMNFLYFVRHDVKFTSLEGLKEQLAQDKIDVLKLLENE from the coding sequence ATGAAGATCTACCACCATATAGATGAGTTTAAACCGCTGACCAATGCAGTGGTAACCATTGGTACGTTTGATGGTGTACACCAGGGGCACCGGCAAATTATAGCCGGACTTAAAGAACTGGCACGGCAAACCGGCGGCGAAACAGTCATCCTGACTTTCTTTCCGCATCCGCGTATGATCATCCACCCTGAGCAGCAGGACCTGAAGCTGATTACCACCATACAGGAACGCGCTACGTTGTTGGAGCAGTTAGGCGTAGATCATTTGATTATAACGCCTTTTTCCCGTGATTTTTCTAACCAAACTGCTGAGGCTTATATACGCGATATATTGGTTAATAAGATCGGTACACGCAAAATCATAATTGGTTACGATCATCGTTTTGGCAAAGACCGCCAGGGCGGACTGGCCGATTTGCAAAATGCTGCGCCGGTTTACGGCTTCGAGGTGATTGAAATACCCGAGCAGGATATTGACCACGTTGCCATAAGCTCCACCCGTATACGGCAGGCCTTACTTAAGGCCGATATTGCACAGGCTAATGCTTTTTTAGGGTATCCTTTCTTTTTAACCGGCGGCGTAATACGCGGCAACCAAATTGGAAGGCAGCTGGGGTATCCTACGGCTAACTTACTGATAGAAGAAAGCTACAAGCTCATACCGGCCGATGGCATATTTGCGGTTACTGTGCAATTGGGCGATGAAGTATTTAAAGGCATGGCCTACATTGGTCACAGGCCAACCATCAACGGCATGACCCGTAATATTGAGGTTAATATTTTTGATTTTAACCGTGATATTTACAACCAAACCTTACGAATGAACTTTTTATATTTTGTAAGGCACGATGTTAAGTTTACTTCGCTGGAAGGCTTGAAGGAGCAGTTGGCACAGGATAAGATTGATGTGCTAAAGTTGCTGGAGAATGAGTAG
- a CDS encoding permease-like cell division protein FtsX — MEEFEASTAAKKTKAIYISTVLGIAMVLLMVGMLGLIIVHINGVSRYIKENMVVNVFVDEGARETDVLQFQRQLDANKYVKRTQYVSKELAARNLQKDLGSDFVKFLGVNPLSQSIDVYMKAEYTNNADLVRFANQLRQNPLVKEVKYQTSLVDQMNRNMTNITLIILGFTGIFLVVSVALINNTIRLAIYSQRFLIKSMQLVGATKAFIRKPFLLYGIWHGLLGALIATILLVGSLYLAYRQIPDLVILQNPYEFALVFLGIVLLGIFIAGFSTFLAVNRFLRLKIYQLYR; from the coding sequence ATGGAAGAATTTGAAGCAAGCACGGCCGCCAAAAAAACCAAAGCCATTTATATCTCAACGGTTTTGGGTATTGCTATGGTATTACTGATGGTGGGTATGCTGGGGTTGATTATTGTGCACATTAACGGTGTTTCGCGCTACATTAAAGAAAACATGGTAGTTAACGTTTTTGTGGATGAAGGCGCTCGCGAAACGGATGTACTGCAATTTCAACGGCAGCTGGATGCCAATAAGTATGTAAAACGTACCCAGTATGTGAGCAAGGAACTGGCTGCACGTAATCTGCAAAAAGACCTGGGCAGCGATTTTGTGAAGTTTTTAGGCGTAAACCCGCTCTCGCAGTCTATTGATGTATACATGAAAGCGGAGTATACCAACAATGCAGATTTGGTTAGGTTTGCCAACCAACTGCGTCAAAACCCGCTGGTTAAAGAAGTTAAATACCAAACTTCGCTGGTTGACCAGATGAACCGTAACATGACCAATATTACGCTGATCATATTAGGTTTTACTGGTATATTCCTGGTGGTATCGGTTGCTTTAATTAATAATACCATTCGTTTGGCAATCTACTCGCAAAGGTTCTTGATTAAATCCATGCAGCTGGTGGGGGCAACCAAAGCCTTTATACGCAAACCATTTTTACTTTACGGTATATGGCATGGTTTGTTAGGGGCGCTTATTGCAACTATACTATTGGTAGGCAGCTTATACCTGGCCTACCGCCAAATACCCGACCTTGTAATTTTGCAAAACCCTTACGAGTTTGCCTTGGTATTTTTAGGCATTGTATTGCTGGGGATATTTATAGCCGGTTTTAGCACCTTTTTGGCCGTTAACCGCTTTTTACGTTTAAAAATTTATCAACTATACAGATAA
- a CDS encoding ion transporter, with protein sequence MALPEPQDWRFKLHEVIYESNTRAGKAFDVALLIAIFTSIIVVMLDSVQNIHQKYGELFYYLEWAYSILFTIEYVLRLVSIKRPLSYVVSPLGIIDLLALIPSYLSIFFVGAQSLLVFRALRLLRVFRIFKLSRFLTEINFLTVALKSSLRKISIFLLTVLTLAVILGSIMYLVERRENGFSNIPESVYWAIVTITTVGYGDISPVTPVGKFVASVVMLIGYAIIAVPTGILTHDLAMAARQKKELPESCPNCGREGHDGDANYCKYCGSNLYA encoded by the coding sequence ATGGCATTACCCGAACCTCAAGACTGGCGCTTTAAACTGCATGAGGTTATTTATGAGTCGAACACGCGGGCAGGTAAGGCATTCGACGTAGCCTTGCTGATAGCTATTTTCACCAGCATTATTGTGGTAATGCTGGATAGCGTACAAAACATTCACCAAAAGTATGGCGAATTGTTCTATTATCTCGAATGGGCTTACTCCATACTTTTCACTATAGAGTATGTTTTAAGGTTAGTAAGCATTAAACGGCCGCTCAGCTATGTTGTTAGTCCGCTGGGTATAATTGATTTGCTGGCATTAATTCCCTCTTATTTAAGCATATTTTTCGTTGGCGCGCAATCACTGCTGGTATTCAGGGCGCTTCGGTTGCTGCGTGTTTTCCGGATATTTAAATTAAGCCGCTTTCTTACAGAAATTAACTTTTTAACCGTGGCGTTGAAAAGCAGCTTGCGTAAAATCAGCATCTTCCTGCTTACCGTGCTTACGCTGGCCGTAATATTAGGATCAATAATGTACCTGGTGGAACGACGCGAGAACGGTTTTTCAAACATCCCCGAGAGTGTTTACTGGGCCATTGTTACGATCACCACGGTTGGATATGGAGACATATCGCCCGTTACGCCTGTTGGTAAATTTGTGGCCTCAGTAGTAATGCTTATTGGTTATGCCATTATAGCGGTACCCACCGGTATATTAACGCATGACCTGGCTATGGCAGCCCGGCAGAAGAAGGAATTGCCCGAGTCATGCCCCAATTGCGGCCGCGAAGGGCATGATGGCGATGCCAATTACTGTAAGTATTGCGGTTCTAACCTATACGCCTGA
- a CDS encoding ATP-binding cassette domain-containing protein, whose product MVELSQLTFGYGKQKLFDNLNLTLKPGHIYGLLGKNGAGKSTLLKNMAGLVFPWSGKCTVKGYNAAKRQPDFLQEVFFVPEEIYMPAVTATQFAESTGHFYPNFNPQQFANFLSEFDVLPDKLLTKLSFGQQKKVMIAFGLATNTALLIMDEPTNGLDIPSKSQFRKIIASALSDEQCVIISTHQVRDLDNLIDTIVVVHNRQIVVNKSLDEIAEKLTFGNIPTTRTDFIYAEESMLGLNAITPNTDGDYGKVDMEILFNAIISNNKQLTEILK is encoded by the coding sequence ATGGTTGAATTATCACAATTAACATTTGGTTATGGCAAGCAAAAGCTTTTCGATAACCTAAACCTAACCTTAAAGCCCGGCCATATATATGGGTTATTAGGCAAAAATGGTGCAGGCAAATCAACCCTGCTAAAAAACATGGCAGGGTTGGTTTTTCCTTGGAGTGGTAAGTGTACCGTAAAAGGGTACAACGCCGCCAAACGCCAGCCAGATTTTTTGCAGGAGGTATTTTTTGTACCCGAGGAAATTTACATGCCGGCGGTAACCGCTACGCAGTTTGCCGAAAGCACCGGGCACTTTTATCCAAATTTTAACCCACAGCAGTTTGCCAACTTTTTATCGGAGTTTGATGTACTGCCCGATAAGCTTTTAACCAAGCTTTCATTCGGTCAGCAAAAAAAGGTAATGATTGCCTTTGGTTTAGCTACCAACACGGCACTGCTTATTATGGATGAGCCAACTAACGGACTCGATATTCCTTCAAAAAGCCAGTTCCGAAAAATTATTGCCTCGGCTTTAAGTGATGAGCAGTGTGTAATTATATCAACCCACCAGGTACGCGATTTAGATAACTTGATTGACACCATAGTGGTAGTACATAACCGCCAAATTGTGGTTAACAAATCACTTGATGAAATTGCCGAGAAGCTAACTTTCGGCAACATACCAACCACCCGTACTGATTTTATTTATGCCGAAGAGAGTATGCTGGGTTTAAATGCCATTACGCCGAACACGGACGGCGATTACGGCAAGGTAGATATGGAAATACTATTTAATGCCATTATCAGCAATAATAAACAACTAACCGAAATTTTAAAATAA
- a CDS encoding tail fiber domain-containing protein has translation MKTSKFVIALLALASFTTVGYAQTKVSESQLKENTTPITGALATVNLIEPITYQYNQQAIKNTKLPTGTQYGFNAASVQSALPGLVKTESILYPAGKNQYRSADISKVDVQSLIPVLLGAIKEQQQQIDALKAEVQSLKQNRTTSAAVR, from the coding sequence ATGAAAACTTCAAAATTTGTTATAGCATTATTAGCGTTAGCCTCTTTCACCACTGTAGGATACGCCCAAACAAAAGTTAGCGAAAGTCAGCTTAAAGAAAACACTACACCTATAACCGGTGCATTAGCTACTGTAAATTTGATTGAGCCTATTACTTACCAGTACAATCAGCAGGCAATTAAAAATACCAAGTTACCTACCGGAACACAATATGGCTTTAATGCAGCCAGTGTACAATCGGCGTTACCTGGTTTGGTTAAAACCGAAAGTATTTTATACCCAGCAGGTAAAAATCAGTACCGCTCGGCCGATATAAGCAAGGTTGATGTGCAAAGCCTTATCCCGGTGTTGCTGGGCGCTATTAAAGAACAGCAACAGCAAATAGACGCGCTAAAAGCTGAAGTGCAATCGCTTAAACAAAACCGAACTACATCTGCCGCTGTGAGGTAA